The sequence TGAAAAGGATATATAAAAACAATTACACTACATCAAACATTGTAATGCAATTTATTGActgcaaatttttaaaaacctaAAATAGTACCTTAAAATCTTTGAATAATggttcttcaaaaagattttcaCGTTCCAGAAATAATTCACAATGATTAGCAACTTTCTTCAATCCGATTCAAAGCAGATCTGCAATATTGCAATCGGTGGATTAGTCGTTTATGATTGATGGATAAATTTGGGGAGAATTTGAACAAGAATGAGGGAAAGAAACTGTACGCTGTCTTATaagtaaattttattttatttttaaagagtGAGGAGTATTATTGAGTTTCAAAAGAAAGTGTGGTCATTTTCGTATTTTGTGCTCAAATGGAGAGTTAAAACAAATTCAAGAACTTTGTCAAGGAGTGAGAATAAATATTTGCTGGCATGGGGACCGATGGCAAATATAAGTTTGATGATAgagatttatttattatttgcgaACAAAAAAAAAGGGTAAAAACAGGGGATGCAAAACCAAAATCTGACAAGGTAggcgaaaaattaaaaaaaaaaaaaaaaaaaaaacaaatgaacCATGATTTATCGTGGTCACTTTCTTCACTTCCTTTTTCACGGGTGGAAGTTCGTTttcattattataataatattcgATTTGCGTAACCTTTAATGTAATGCTATTAattatatagtatagatatcaaatatcaattgCTTGCAGATTGAAGAATACACACAAAAGTGTGTTGAATCTTGGTGGTGCAAAATGTGTTCCAAAGAAGGTGCAAAAGTACTCCCACCCCATGTTCTGATTTTCCCTCTACCAGCACAAGGACACCTGAATTCCATGCTCAATCTAGCCCAACTCCTCTGTTTATCCCATTTCCATGTTACTTTCATCGTCTCCGAATTCAACCACCGCCGTCTCCTCAACCACACTACCACTCATTCCACCTTCGCAAGATATCCTGGATTCCGATTTCAGACCATCCCCGACGGTCTCCCGGATCATCACCCCCGTGCTGGTCTGAGAGCCATGGATATCATCCCATCCGTGTTGAAAATTTCGGGGCCCTGTTTCAACCAAATGATGATCGAAAACCATCTGTTCGCCTCTGCTGGATCAACAAGACCTGTGACCTGCATAATAGCAGACGGGTGGCTGAGTTTTGCAGCTGATTTCGCGGAAGAGAATGGGATTCCGTTGATCTATTTTCGTACCGTTAGTGCTTGTGCTCTCTGGGCCTATTTCTGCACCATCAAAGTCATTGAAGCCAATGAAATTCCCTTTCGAGGTGCCATCTTTtggttattaatttttattggagTTTTGTGCAATAATATTACAGATGTACCAAGTATTTTTCTCCGAATTCTTGATCTaatttcttgatgggtatttcAGAAAATGGGATGGATGAATTAGTGAGAAGCATCCCTGGAATGGAAGGTCTTCTGAGATGTCGCGATCTACCGAGTATTTGTCGTGTGGACGACGCAAAGGACCCTACTCTTTGGCATAGAATTACTTTGACAATGCAAACTGTGCGAGCAAAAGCAGTCATTCTGAACACATTTGAAGATCTAGAGCAACCTGTGCTGTCAAATATTCGACAGCACATGCCGAGACTTTATACCATTGGCCCTGGCAACGCGCACTTGAAGTCGAGACTTGGCGGGAACAAGGCCGACGCCTCTACTCCTTCGGCCAGCCTATGGGCTGAAGATCGAAGTTGCATAGACTGGTTGAATgcacaaaaatcaaaatcagtTATTTATGTCAGCTTCGGGAGCATAACGACAGTGACTAGAGAGCAACTGCTCGAGTTTTGGCATGGACTAGTGAATAGCAAGCAGAGATTCTTATGGGTAATTAGGCCGGATTCCGTAACAGGAGAAGATGGGGATCGAATCCCAGCTGAATTGAAGGAGTGTAGTAAAGAAAATGGTTACATGGTGGAATGGGCGCCGCAAGAGGAGGTGTTGAACCACGCGGCGGTTGGCGGATTTTTGACGCATTGTGGTTGGAATTCGACTCTGGAGAGTATCGTTGCGGGTgtgcctatgatatgctggccCTATTTTGCTGATCAATTGGTAACTAGTCGATTTGTGAGTGAAGTTTGGAAGATTGGATTGGACATAAAAGATAGCTGTGAAAGAGTTGTGATTGAGAATGCTGTGAGAGAATTAATGGAAGTGAGGAAGGATGAGTTCTTGGAAAGGGCCAGCTGCTTGGCAAACATGGCAAGAATGACGGTTGGTGAAGGAGGGTCATCGTACTGTAATTTAAATGATTTGGTGGAGTATATTGAATCATTTGTTAATTGACTTGATGGTTTATTGATTTATGTATCAAATAAGTTGTGTAAGATTTAAGAATAatgttttataaaaaaaaattaattatgattaattacaACTTCATCGGTAAACATGTGACTCATTCATATTGGGCCTAGTAAATGCTTGTATCGTGTTGGGCTTAAAACCACCTGGTGGGCCTTGATGCCGAGCACAAATTTGAGGGGGACTAATTCAAGAAACTGGATTACCGGCAAAACCAAGTGGGTTTCCATTCTCGGGGCTATTGACTTCTCAAGTGAAATAAAAGACATGAAGAGATCCAATAGAAAGACAAATAAAATAAGAGACAACAGGAAGAACAAGCTGAGGAAAAATTCTAGAATCGGAAAACACAAAGAAAAAAGGAGACGGAGTCAATGGAAGAAAACACTAGATTGCAGACTTTCTTGTACAGTGTTACTGGTTTATCAGCTTGTACTAAACTTGAGGATTCATATTTATTGAGTAATGAATCAGATTGCATTGTTCTCCCACGGACGTAGGCTTTTCATTATTCTTATTGCTTTGATGCATGAATCTGATTGATGCGAGTATGAATTGTGTTAGAGATTATTGAGTGTTGATTACATAGAGATGTATTGTATTCTTGGTTCTGATCTAACGAGTTAGTGGATCGAATGATACAGAGTAGCTCGTGATCGATATCAAATCTGAAATCCCATAACAAGGGGCGCTGTCCGTGGAAAGATTCGAAGACTGAATTATGGGATCTTGAAAGTTTGATATTGAAACCTTTACTGGCAAGAACAATTTCTCATTATTGAGGATCAAGATGCGACCAATCTTGATCCATCAAGGTCTGATAGAAGCATTCAGGAGCAAGGAGGAAATGTCAACATCAATAAAGGATAAAGATGGAACTCTGGAAAGACACACAGTGCCATTATTCTATGCTTAGGTGATAAACCCTAAGGGAAGTAGCGAAAGAAAAGTCTGTTGCGGCTATGTGGATAAAACTTGAGAGCCTATACATGACTAAATCTTTGGAAAATCGCTTATACCTGAAGCAGAGGTTGTACTCATTCAGAAT comes from Henckelia pumila isolate YLH828 chromosome 4, ASM3356847v2, whole genome shotgun sequence and encodes:
- the LOC140866776 gene encoding 7-deoxyloganetic acid glucosyl transferase-like, which gives rise to MCSKEGAKVLPPHVLIFPLPAQGHLNSMLNLAQLLCLSHFHVTFIVSEFNHRRLLNHTTTHSTFARYPGFRFQTIPDGLPDHHPRAGLRAMDIIPSVLKISGPCFNQMMIENHLFASAGSTRPVTCIIADGWLSFAADFAEENGIPLIYFRTVSACALWAYFCTIKVIEANEIPFRENGMDELVRSIPGMEGLLRCRDLPSICRVDDAKDPTLWHRITLTMQTVRAKAVILNTFEDLEQPVLSNIRQHMPRLYTIGPGNAHLKSRLGGNKADASTPSASLWAEDRSCIDWLNAQKSKSVIYVSFGSITTVTREQLLEFWHGLVNSKQRFLWVIRPDSVTGEDGDRIPAELKECSKENGYMVEWAPQEEVLNHAAVGGFLTHCGWNSTLESIVAGVPMICWPYFADQLVTSRFVSEVWKIGLDIKDSCERVVIENAVRELMEVRKDEFLERASCLANMARMTVGEGGSSYCNLNDLVEYIESFVN